The nucleotide sequence CTCGAACCTGCGCACCGTTGGGATGACACACATGAAAGCTACCTACACCCATATTCGAGCAGGGCTCCCAACAATCGGCGTCTGCCTCCAGCATCGGTCCCTTCGTCGCCGGCGCAACTCCTGGATTCGTGTGGATCCACCTTGATCAGCCGGACGCCGCCCAGATTTCGGAGGTAGCCGGCCACCTGAAGATTCCGGCCGAGGTTGCCCGCGTCATTTCCGGTCCGCACCAGCGCCCGACACTTCTGATGCTGGACTCGATCGCAGTCGTCGGGCTCAAGGTGAGCCGACCCGGAGGCGAAAGCTCGTCGACGGCCTTCGACGACGTCTTCATCGTCCTGGGCCATCGCTTCGTGCTGACCATGATGTGGTCGCCGAGCACCGTGATGCTGGAGGTCGAGCGGAGGGTGAAAGCCGAGGTCGAGACCGTTTCGCTCGGCTCGGTCGGAGTGCTGGTCACCATCGCCAGTTGCGTGATCAACGGGTACGAGGAGAGGATCAGCGCCATCAACAGCGAGGTGGACGTCCTGGAGGCGCATGTCTTCGGCTCAGGAGATGCGGACCACTCGGAGCAGATCTACCTGTTGAAAAGGAGGACCGCCGAATTCCGCCGATCGGTGGTCCCGCTCGCGCGCGGCCTGGAGCGACTGGCCAGGACCGACCTGCCGTGGCTGCTGGCCATGCCGGGCCCCGTACTCCAGGGAGTGCTCGCCGATGCCCTCAGTGCTTCGGAGGACATCGAGGGATTGGACCTACTGCTCAACGACGTGCTGCAGGCGAACGTAGCGAGAGTGACGGCAGGCCAGAACCGCACGGGACTGCAA is from Nakamurella sp. PAMC28650 and encodes:
- a CDS encoding CorA family divalent cation transporter; translation: MWIHLDQPDAAQISEVAGHLKIPAEVARVISGPHQRPTLLMLDSIAVVGLKVSRPGGESSSTAFDDVFIVLGHRFVLTMMWSPSTVMLEVERRVKAEVETVSLGSVGVLVTIASCVINGYEERISAINSEVDVLEAHVFGSGDADHSEQIYLLKRRTAEFRRSVVPLARGLERLARTDLPWLLAMPGPVLQGVLADALSASEDIEGLDLLLNDVLQANVARVTAGQNRTGLQQNEDTRKISTWAAIALIPTMVTGVYGMNFTNMPELQWKYGYLLALVAIVILCLIVHRLFRRNDWL